The following coding sequences lie in one Primulina huaijiensis isolate GDHJ02 chromosome 2, ASM1229523v2, whole genome shotgun sequence genomic window:
- the LOC140967301 gene encoding uncharacterized protein, with protein sequence MKCMDADMMEAEASAAPPQGVASNSGLDDVVRNLLSMARQLVDQDKPSQALQAVVMAMKIQGGDEAVSQALNRARELYINKAQASAALAELASLFAECAIAEAIPSPHGTSFHNMNGHSIEPVARGTSILAETGRTPIVLDASSDGSSFVCLQCGGLVSSHRREEHFAFWCCKI encoded by the exons ATGAAGTGTATGGACGCCGATATGATGGAGGCGGAGGCCTCAGCGGCTCCGCCGCAGGGTGTAGCTTCCAATTCTGGCCTCGACGACGTCGTCAGGAATCTGTTGTCGATGGCTCGCCAGCTCGTCGATCAAGACAAGCCCTCCCAAGCTCTGCAAGCT GTGGTGATGGCAATGAAAATACAAGGTGGGGATGAAGCTGTATCTCAAGCTCTTAATCGAGCTCGAGAGCTGTACATAAACAAAGCTCAAGCTAGTGCTGCTTTAGCAGAGTTGGCATCACTGTTTGCCGAATGTGCTATTGCGGAGGCCATCCCTTCCCCACATGGAACCTCATTTCACAACATGAATGGCCACTCGATTGAACCAGTTGCTCGAGGAACATCAATTCTCGCTGAGACTGGACGAACTCCAATTGTGCTTGATGCATCCTCAGATGGAAGCAGCTTTGTCTGTTTGCAGTGTGGTGGTCTTGTGAGTAGTCATCGTAGAGAGGAACATTTTGCATTCTGGTGTTGCAAAATCTAA